A genomic window from Purpureocillium takamizusanense chromosome 2, complete sequence includes:
- a CDS encoding uncharacterized protein (TransMembrane:1 (o50-74i)), translated as MCSGQWLSRVVEFSSNHPKIRLSITHSYSCHLTSSSQEPLPPFLIWRVDFVQSGCCNAIVLSLFSFAFAVAALAMTVPLVCPQQPGGGDDDDDKAIPSLTYPPPSISAPAAPSTTNDQSVAANH; from the coding sequence ATGTGCTCGGGACAATGGCTAAGTCGTGTCGTGGAGTTTTCTTCTAATCACCCCAAGATCCGACTATCCATCACTCATTCCTATAGCTGCCATTTAACCAGTTCTTCCCAGGAACCGCTGCCCCCTTTTCTGATCTGGCGTGTTGACTTTGTGCAATCCGGCTGCTGCAACGCAATAGTGCTTTCGCTTTTCTCTTTTGCTtttgctgtcgccgcccttgccatGACTGTCCCTCTAGTCTGCCCACAACaacccggcggcggcgatgacgacgacgataagGCGATCCCCTCCCTTACGTATCCCCCGCCCTCCATTTccgcccccgcggcgccgtcaacaacCAACGACCAGTCTGTAGCCGCCAATCACTGA
- a CDS encoding uncharacterized protein (COG:S~EggNog:ENOG503PEXZ): MPEVSLVLRQRLLKPSPCLEVCLHFSEKLAMTMADNVIRKACDRCHSQKLSCKRVGDEACERCVRLHAECKSSPSLRYKKQHQQHQHQHQNQHQHQHQQQKQHSQHQHQPPQQQQQQQKPPQHLQGQQPHPSTSVVGGQAALVGRRSPKRRRTGSDLDLLQTEGSQINPQPGDITSSHQSVVGSEAGLELGDFNFNFEQLAFLTPPQTDPLSVLPGPVDAFQNPSPFAEPWEQQLASSSDPFQQLAPSAFTPANGTQFHRIVPTFAPRRRPCAGEQGTSDRRQRQRPRHRARQIALRHVAHASNQGRETSRTHWMAQLTDINSRLLDLASILPKQQGSLPNGRAGDDGTGFPIDEMFKLTRGVADILDRFPATSSGKEHNTLEGADPGSAMFVLSTYVRLLDMYQRVFNMVKNELAQADQGAAFKHWKLPDVTVGSFAVESSPSLQMSLTIQLAEEFLVRLRNATAALDPALRGAEEHLAGGGSGPGGDCSSMFSEVVDVSYCAVRAKEEKLARHLAQLRDEIEAFLDG, from the exons ATGCCTGAGGTGTCTCTGGTCCTTCGGCAACGTCTTCTTAAACCATCTCCATGTCTCGAAGTCTGCCTCCATTTCTCCGAAAAACTGGCCATGACAATGGCCGATAATGTCATAAGGAAAGCCTGCGATCGCTGTCACTCCCAGAAGTTGAGCTGCAAgcgtgtcggcgacgaagcctGCGAACGCTGTGTCAGACTGCACGCCGAGTGCAAGTCCAGTCCATCTCTGCGGTATAAgaagcagcaccagcaacaccaacaccaacaccaaaaccaacatcaacatcaacatcaacagCAGAAGCAACACagccagcatcagcatcagcctccacagcagcaacagcagcaacagaaGCCGCCACAACACCTGCAGGGTCAACAACCACACCCGTCGACTTCTGTGGTAGGTGGGCAGGCGGCTCTGGTAGGCCGGCGATCGCCAAAGAGACGAAGAACGGGGAGCGACCTGGACCTACTCCAGACTGAAGGGT CACAGATAAATCCGCAGCCAGGGGATATCACGAGCAGCCACCAATCCGTCGTCGGATCCGAGGCCGGACTCGAGCTCGGGGACTTTAATTTCAATTTTGAGCAGCTAGCTTTCCTCACGCCACCGCAGACGGATCCCTTGTCTGTCCTCCCTGGGCCCGTGGACGCATTTCAAAACCCTTCCCCCTTTGCAGAGCCgtgggagcagcagctggcctCGTCTTCGGACCCATTCCAGCAACTTGCACCCTCCGCCTTTACGCCAGCCAACGGAACGCAGTTTCACCGCATAGTTCCCACGTTTGCGCCGAGGAGACGACCttgcgccggcgagcaggggACGTCCGAcaggcgccagcgccagcggccaAGGCACAGGGCGAGGCAGATTGCTCTGAGGCACGTCGCCCACGCATCAAACCAGGGACGagagacgtcgaggacgcaCTGGATGGCGCAACTAACCGATATAAATTCCCGCCTGTTGGATCTCGCGTCCATCCTGCCCAAGCAGCAGGGGTCGCTGCCCAACGGACGAGCGGGCGATGACGGCACCGGGTTCCCTATCGACGAGATGTTCAAGCTCacgcgcggcgtcgccgacataCTCGACCGGTTCCCGGCGACCAGCTCCGGCAAGGAACACAacacgctcgagggcgcggatCCCGGCAGCGCCATGTTCGTCCTGTCCACGTacgtccgcctcctcgacatgTACCAGCGCGTCTTCAACATGGTGAAGAACgagctcgcgcaggcggACCAGGGCGCGGCGTTCAAGCACTGGAAGCTGCCCGACGTGACGGTTGGCTCCTTTGCCgtcgagtcgtcgccgtcgctgcagaTGTCCCTCACCATACAGCTCGCCGAAGAGTTCCTGGTGCGCCTCCGcaacgcgacggccgcgctgGACCCGGCCCTGCGGGGTGCCGAGGAGCACctcgccggtggcggcagcggtccTGGCGGCGACTGCAGCTCCATGTTTTCCGAGGTCGTGGACGTCTCGTACTGCGCTGTGAgggccaaggaggagaagctggcgCGGCATCTGGCGCAGCTCCGCGACGAGATTGAGGCCTTTTTGGACGGTTAG